The Nycticebus coucang isolate mNycCou1 chromosome 8, mNycCou1.pri, whole genome shotgun sequence genome has a window encoding:
- the LOC128591360 gene encoding U6 snRNA-associated Sm-like protein LSm6: MSLQKQTLSDFLKQITGRPVAVQLNSGVDYQEVLACQDGCMNIVLEQTEEYVNGQPKNEYWEAFICRSNVLYISTQRRRR, from the coding sequence ATGAGTCTTCAGAAGCAAACCCTTAGTGACTTCTTAAAGCAAATCACTGGACGGCCAGTTGCGGTACAATTAAATTCTGGAGTGGACTATCAAGAGGTCCTGGCTTGCCAGGATGGCTGCATGAATATAGTCCTGGAGCAGACAGAAGAATATGTAAATGGACAACCAAAGAATGAGTATTGGGAAGCATTTATCTGCAGAAGCAATGTACTGTACATAAGCACACAGAGGAGAAGGAGATGA